The Iamia sp. SCSIO 61187 genomic sequence TGCACGACCGCCTGGGCCAGGTTGAGCTGGGCCTCGGGCAGGCCGACGTGGTCGACCGCCCGGGACGCGGCCTCGGCGATCAGGAGCGACGTGGGGTCGGCCATGCCGATGTCCTCCGAGGCCAGGATCACCAGGCGGCGGGCGATGAAGCGGGCGTCCTCGCCCGCCTCGAGCATGGTGGCCAACCACCACACGCCGGCGTCGGGGTCCGAGCCGCGGATGCTCTTGATGAAGGCGCTGATGACGTCGTAGTGCTCGTCGCGGCCGTAGCGGAGGGCGTTGACGCCCAGGGCCGCCTCCATGTCCCCGGCGCCCACCTGGATCGGCGCGCCGGGGGTGCGCTCCCGCCCGGCGGCCAGGGCCACGGCGACCTCGAGGGCGGTCAGGGTCTGGCGGCCGTCGCCGCCGGCCCGCAGCACGAGGTGGTCGACCGCCTCGGCGGCGGCCTCGGCCCCCTCGGCCCGGAGCCCCCGCTGGACGAGGAGGCGGAGGGCGTCGGCGTCGAGGGGCTCGAGCCGGAACAGCGTCGACCGGCTGAGCAGCGGCGGGTTGACGGTGAAGTACGGGTTCTCGGTGGTGGCCCCGATCAGCACGATCAGGCCCTCCTCGACGGCCGGCAGGAGGGCGTCCTGCTGGGACTTGGAGAACCGGTGGACCTCGTCGAGGAACAGGATCGTGCCCTGGCCCCGCTCCCCCAGCCGCTGGCGCGACCGGGCGATGACCTCCCGGACGTCCTTGACCGAGGCGTCGACGGCCGAGAGGGCGGCGAACTCCTTGTCCGTGGTGCGGGCGACCAGCCGGGCGAGCGTCGTCTTGCCGGTGCCGGCCGGTCCCCAGAGGATCGCCGAGCTCAGGCGGTCGGCCTCGATCAGCCGGCGCAGCGGGGCATCGGGTCCGAGCAGGTGCTCCTGGCCGACCACCTCGTCGAGCGTCGCCGGTCGCAGCCGGTCGGCCAGCGGGGCCCGGGCGGACAGGCGCTCCGCGGCGGCCGCGGCGAAGAGGTCGTCGGCCACCGGCGGAGGCTACCCGGGCTCAGGCGTCGGCCAGCGCGGTCCGCACGGCGGCGACGACCTCGTCGGCGGGGACGGTCGTCTGGTCACCGTCGGCGGCACCCCGGAGGCGGCGCAGGCCCACGACGCCCTCGGCCTGCTCCTGCTCCCCGACGATGACGGCGAGGGCGGCACCGGAGCGGTCGGCCGCCTTCATCTGGGCCCGCATCGAGCGGTCGTCGAAGGCCCGGTCGGCCCGGAGGCCCTCGCGGCGCAGCACCCGGGTCAGGTCGCGGGCCACCGACCCGCCGGTCAGGTCGACGACGAAGACGTCGACCCCGCCGTCGGTGACCTCCAGGCTCGAGACGGCGAGCAGGGCCTCGATCGTCGTCGCCCACCCCACCCCGGGCACGGCCGGTCCGCCCAGGTCCTCCACCATGCCCTCGTGGCGCGAGCCCCGGATGACGGTGGCCTCGTCGGCGCCCTGGAGCTCGAAGGCCACGTGGACGGCGTGGGGCGAGCCCCCCGTCACCCGGTGGTCGAGGAGGTAGTCGATGCCGGCGGCACCGAGCCCCTCCTGCACCTGGGCCAGGTGCCGCCGAGCCTCGTCGGACAGGCCGTCCATGGCCCGGGGGGCGCCGGCCAGCACGGCGCGGGTGGCGGGGTCGCTGCTCCCCAGGACCTCGAGCGGGGTCGTGGCCGCTCGGCGCCGGTCGCGATCGGGGAGGTCGTCGGCGCGGGTCGCCAACCAGGCGCGGAGGGCCTCGACGTAGCGACGCCGGTCGGAGATCGTGCCCAGGCTGTTGAGCACGAGCGTGGGGCGGGCGACCCCGAGGGCGGCGAGGAGGTCGGCCGCCAGGGTGATGGCCTCGACGTCGAGGTCGGCGTCCGACGACCCCAGGGCCTGCACGCCGACCTCGTTGCGCTGGACCAGGCCGTCGGCCCCCGGCACGAGGCACGGGACGAGCGACCAGACCTTCCACGGGGTGGCCGGGTGGTGCTGGGCGAAGGCCCGGGCCGCGCTCGTCGCCCCCCCGGGCGTCAGGGCCAGGCGGGCGCGCTCGCCGGGGAGGCCCACCTCCACGACGGTGTCACCGACGACCCCCCGCACCAGGTCGGCGTCCTCGACGAGGGGGCTGCGGAGCCGGCCGTGGCCGGCCGCCTCGGCGACGGTGCCGACGACGTGGAGGAGGTGCTGCCAGCGCGCCGCCTCGGGGGCGAGCACGTCCTCGGTCCCCCTGGCGGCGCGGGCGGGGGTGCGCTCGGCCACTCCCGGCGACGCTAGTGGGTGCGGCGCGCCGGCCCCCGGGGACGGGGTCAGCTCAGCGCGTCGACCAGGGCCTTGGTGAAGGCCGGCAGGTCGTCGGGGTTGCGGCTGGTGATGAGGGGGCCGGCGCCGTCCTCGTCGACGACGACCTCCTCGTCCACCCAGGTGGCGCCGGCGTTGACCAGGTCGGTCCGGAGGCTCGGCCAGCTGGTGACCCGACGACCGTCGACCACGTCGGCGTCGATGAGCGTCCACGGCCCGTGGCAGATCACGGCGATGGGCAGGCCGGCGTCGGCGGCCGCCCGCACCAGGCGCTGGGCCTCGGCGTCGGTGCGGAGCTGGTCGGGGTTGGCCACGCCCCCCGGGAGGACGAGGGCGGCGTAGTCGGAGGCCTGGGCGTCGGCGGTGGTGAGGTCGACGGGGAAGGTGTCGGCCTTGTCGAGGTGGTCGAAGGCCTGGACCTCGCCGGCCTCGGTGGCGACCAGCACGGGGGTGGCGCCGGCCTGCTCCACCGCCTTCCAGGGCTCGGTCAGCTCCACCTGCTCCACGCCCTCGTTGGCGACGACGAAGGCGACCTTCTTGCCGGACAGATCAGCGGCCACGGTGCGGCTCCTCTGGTTCGGGGACCCGTCGCGGCTACCCACCCGTCGGGGTCCGAACCACCCCCAGCAAGCGCGGACCAACGACCGGTGCGTGGCACCGGTCGGCGCTCCGGCTACGGGGTGTTGCGGCCGGGCATCACCCGGTAGGCCTCGAAGACGCCGTCCAGGCCGCGGATGGCCCGGAGGACGGAGTCGAGGTGCGACGGGTCGCCCAGCTCGACCTCGAAGCGCATGGTCGTGTCCCGGTCGGGG encodes the following:
- a CDS encoding replication-associated recombination protein A, with product MADDLFAAAAAERLSARAPLADRLRPATLDEVVGQEHLLGPDAPLRRLIEADRLSSAILWGPAGTGKTTLARLVARTTDKEFAALSAVDASVKDVREVIARSRQRLGERGQGTILFLDEVHRFSKSQQDALLPAVEEGLIVLIGATTENPYFTVNPPLLSRSTLFRLEPLDADALRLLVQRGLRAEGAEAAAEAVDHLVLRAGGDGRQTLTALEVAVALAAGRERTPGAPIQVGAGDMEAALGVNALRYGRDEHYDVISAFIKSIRGSDPDAGVWWLATMLEAGEDARFIARRLVILASEDIGMADPTSLLIAEAASRAVDHVGLPEAQLNLAQAVVHLATAPKSNRTALAIWGARAEVREGARGRVPGHLRDSHYAGAKGLGHGEGYDYPHDDPRGWVPQQHLPDEVAGRTFYEPSSHGHEREIRERMDRLRSSEPDPGPS
- a CDS encoding ATP phosphoribosyltransferase regulatory subunit; translation: MAERTPARAARGTEDVLAPEAARWQHLLHVVGTVAEAAGHGRLRSPLVEDADLVRGVVGDTVVEVGLPGERARLALTPGGATSAARAFAQHHPATPWKVWSLVPCLVPGADGLVQRNEVGVQALGSSDADLDVEAITLAADLLAALGVARPTLVLNSLGTISDRRRYVEALRAWLATRADDLPDRDRRRAATTPLEVLGSSDPATRAVLAGAPRAMDGLSDEARRHLAQVQEGLGAAGIDYLLDHRVTGGSPHAVHVAFELQGADEATVIRGSRHEGMVEDLGGPAVPGVGWATTIEALLAVSSLEVTDGGVDVFVVDLTGGSVARDLTRVLRREGLRADRAFDDRSMRAQMKAADRSGAALAVIVGEQEQAEGVVGLRRLRGAADGDQTTVPADEVVAAVRTALADA
- a CDS encoding type 1 glutamine amidotransferase domain-containing protein, yielding MAADLSGKKVAFVVANEGVEQVELTEPWKAVEQAGATPVLVATEAGEVQAFDHLDKADTFPVDLTTADAQASDYAALVLPGGVANPDQLRTDAEAQRLVRAAADAGLPIAVICHGPWTLIDADVVDGRRVTSWPSLRTDLVNAGATWVDEEVVVDEDGAGPLITSRNPDDLPAFTKALVDALS